The Oscillospiraceae bacterium genome contains a region encoding:
- the tetM gene encoding tetracycline resistance ribosomal protection protein Tet(M) — MFLERQRGITIQAAVTSFQWHRCKVNIVDTPGHMDFLAEVYRSLAVLDGAILVISAKDGVQAQTRILFHALRKMNIPTVIFINKIDQAGVDLQSVVQSVRDKLSADIIIKQTVSLSPEIVLEENTDIEAWDAVIENNDELLEKYIAGEPISREKLAREEQQRVQDASLFPVYHGSAKNGLGIQPLMDAVTGLFQPIGEQGGAALCGSVFKVEYTDCGQRRVYLRLYSGTLRLRDTVALAGREKLKITEMRIPSKGEIVRTDTAYQGEIVILPSDSVRLNDVLGDQTRLPRKRWREDPLPMLRTTIAPKTAAQRERLLDALTQLADTDPLLRCEVDSITHEIILSFLGRVQLEVVSALLSEKYKLETVVKEPSVIYMERPLKAASHTIHIEVPPNPFWASIGLSVTPLSLGSGVQYESRVSLGYLNQSFQNAVRDGIRYGLEQGLFGWNVTDCKICFEYGLYYSPVSTPADFRSLAPIVLEQALKESGTQLLEPYLSFILYAPQEYLSRAYHDAPKYCATIETAQVKKDEVVFTGEIPARCIQAYRTDLAFYTNGRSVCLTELKGYQAAVGQPVIQPRRPNSRLDKVRHMFQKVM; from the coding sequence ATGTTTTTGGAGCGGCAGCGTGGGATTACCATTCAAGCGGCAGTCACTTCCTTCCAGTGGCACAGATGTAAAGTTAACATTGTGGATACGCCCGGCCACATGGATTTTTTGGCGGAGGTGTACCGCTCTTTGGCTGTTTTAGATGGGGCCATCTTGGTGATCTCCGCTAAAGATGGCGTGCAGGCCCAGACCCGTATTCTGTTCCATGCCCTGCGGAAAATGAACATTCCCACCGTTATCTTTATCAACAAGATCGACCAGGCTGGCGTTGATTTGCAGAGCGTGGTTCAGTCTGTTCGGGATAAGCTCTCCGCCGATATTATCATCAAGCAGACGGTGTCGCTGTCCCCGGAAATAGTCCTGGAGGAAAATACCGACATAGAAGCATGGGATGCGGTCATCGAAAATAACGATGAATTATTGGAAAAGTATATCGCAGGAGAACCAATCAGCCGGGAAAAACTTGCGCGGGAGGAACAGCAGCGGGTTCAAGACGCCTCCCTGTTCCCAGTCTATCATGGCAGCGCCAAAAATGGCCTTGGCATTCAACCGTTGATGGATGCGGTGACAGGGCTGTTCCAACCGATTGGGGAACAGGGGGGCGCCGCCCTATGCGGCAGCGTTTTCAAGGTTGAGTACACCGATTGCGGCCAGCGGCGTGTCTATCTACGGTTATACAGCGGAACGCTGCGCCTGCGGGATACGGTGGCCCTGGCCGGGAGAGAAAAGCTGAAAATCACAGAGATGCGTATTCCATCCAAAGGGGAAATTGTTCGGACAGACACCGCTTATCAGGGTGAAATTGTTATCCTTCCCAGCGACAGCGTGAGGTTAAACGATGTATTAGGGGACCAAACCCGGCTCCCTCGTAAAAGGTGGCGCGAGGACCCCCTCCCCATGCTGCGGACGACGATTGCGCCGAAAACGGCAGCGCAAAGAGAACGGCTGCTGGACGCTCTTACGCAACTTGCGGATACTGACCCGCTTTTGCGTTGCGAAGTGGATTCCATCACCCATGAGATCATTCTTTCTTTTTTGGGCCGGGTGCAGTTGGAGGTTGTTTCCGCTTTGCTGTCGGAAAAATACAAGCTTGAAACAGTGGTAAAGGAACCCTCCGTCATTTATATGGAGCGGCCGCTCAAAGCAGCCAGCCACACCATCCATATCGAGGTGCCGCCCAACCCGTTTTGGGCATCCATAGGACTGTCTGTTACACCACTCTCGCTTGGCTCCGGTGTACAATACGAGAGCCGGGTTTCGCTGGGATACTTGAACCAGAGTTTTCAAAACGCTGTCAGGGATGGTATCCGTTACGGGCTGGAGCAGGGCTTGTTCGGCTGGAACGTAACGGACTGTAAGATTTGCTTTGAATACGGGCTTTATTACAGTCCGGTCAGCACGCCGGCGGACTTCCGCTCATTGGCCCCGATTGTATTGGAACAGGCATTGAAGGAATCGGGGACGCAGCTGCTGGAACCTTATCTCTCCTTCATCCTCTATGCGCCCCAGGAATACCTTTCCAGGGCTTATCATGATGCACCGAAATACTGTGCCACCATCGAAACGGCCCAGGTAAAAAAGGATGAAGTTGTCTTTACTGGCGAGATTCCCGCCCGCTGTATACAGGCATACCGTACTGATCTGGCCTTTTACACCAACGGGCGGAGCGTATGCCTTACAGAGCTGAAAGGATATCAGGCCGCTGTCGGTCAGCCGGTCATCCAGCCCCGCCGTCCAAACAGCCGCCTGGACAAGGTGCGCCATATGTTTCAGAAGGTAATGTAA